Proteins encoded together in one Helicobacter pylori window:
- a CDS encoding virB8 family protein: protein MLGKKNEEVLIDENLVGGVIALDRLAKLNKANRTFKRAFYLSMALNVVAVTSIVMMMPLKKTDIFVYGIDRYTGEFKIVKRSDARQIVNSEAVVDSATSKFVSLLFGYSKNSLRDRKDQLMQYCDVSFQTQAMRMFNENIRQFVDKVRAEAIISSNIQREKVKNSPLTRLTFFITIKITPDTMENYEYITKKQVTIYYDFARGNSSQENLIINPFGFKVFDIQITDLQNEQTVSEILRKIKEVEAKNKTLEK from the coding sequence ATGTTAGGGAAAAAAAACGAAGAAGTCTTGATTGATGAAAATTTGGTTGGGGGTGTGATAGCCCTTGATAGATTGGCAAAACTCAATAAGGCCAATAGGACTTTCAAAAGGGCTTTTTATCTCTCTATGGCACTCAATGTCGTCGCTGTAACGAGTATTGTGATGATGATGCCTTTGAAGAAAACGGATATATTTGTTTATGGCATTGATCGATACACAGGAGAATTTAAAATTGTCAAACGCTCCGATGCTAGGCAAATTGTCAATTCTGAAGCTGTTGTGGATAGCGCAACTTCAAAATTTGTCTCATTGCTGTTTGGTTATAGTAAAAATTCTTTGAGGGATCGTAAGGATCAACTGATGCAATATTGCGATGTGAGTTTCCAAACCCAAGCAATGAGAATGTTCAATGAAAATATCAGACAATTCGTGGATAAAGTCCGAGCAGAAGCTATCATTAGCTCTAACATACAAAGAGAAAAAGTCAAAAATAGTCCCTTAACGAGATTAACATTTTTCATTACCATCAAAATCACACCTGATACGATGGAAAATTATGAATATATTACTAAAAAACAAGTAACTATTTATTATGATTTTGCTAGAGGTAACTCTTCTCAAGAAAATCTTATCATCAATCCTTTTGGCTTCAAAGTGTTTGACATTCAAATCACGGATTTACAAAACGAACAGACAGTAAGCGAAATTTTGAGAAAGATTAAAGAAGTGGAAGCGAAAAATAAGACATTAGAGAAATAA
- a CDS encoding type IV secretion system apparatus protein CagT produces the protein MKLRASVLIGATILCLTLSACSNYAKKVVKQKNHVYTPVYNELIEKYSEIPLNDKLKDTPFMVQVKLPNYKDYLLDNKQVVLTFKLVHHSKKITLIGDANKILQYKNYFQANGARSDIDFYLQPTLNQKGVVMIASNYNDNPNNKEQPQTFDVLQGSQPMLGANTKNLHGYDVSGANNKQVINEVAREKAQLEKINQYYKTLLQDKEQEYTTRKNNQREILETLSNRAGYQMRQNVISSEIFKNGNLNMQAREEEVREKLQEERENEYLRNQIRSLLSGK, from the coding sequence ATGAAACTGAGAGCAAGTGTTTTAATCGGTGCGACAATTCTGTGCTTAACTTTAAGCGCGTGCAGTAACTATGCGAAAAAAGTGGTGAAACAAAAGAACCATGTTTATACGCCTGTGTATAATGAACTGATAGAGAAGTATAGTGAGATCCCCTTAAATGACAAACTCAAAGACACACCATTCATGGTGCAAGTGAAGTTGCCAAATTACAAGGATTATTTGCTGGATAATAAACAAGTTGTACTAACTTTCAAACTTGTCCATCATTCTAAAAAGATTACGCTCATAGGCGATGCCAATAAGATCCTTCAATACAAGAATTACTTCCAAGCTAACGGGGCAAGATCTGACATTGATTTTTACTTGCAGCCTACTTTGAATCAAAAGGGTGTGGTGATGATAGCGAGTAACTACAATGATAATCCTAACAACAAAGAACAACCACAGACCTTTGATGTGTTGCAAGGGAGTCAGCCAATGCTAGGAGCTAACACAAAAAACTTGCATGGCTATGATGTGAGTGGAGCAAACAACAAGCAAGTGATCAATGAAGTGGCAAGAGAAAAAGCCCAGCTAGAAAAAATCAATCAGTATTACAAAACTCTCTTGCAAGACAAGGAACAAGAATATACCACTAGGAAAAATAACCAACGAGAAATTTTAGAAACCTTGAGTAATCGTGCAGGTTATCAAATGAGGCAGAATGTGATTAGTTCTGAGATTTTTAAGAATGGCAACTTGAACATGCAAGCCAGAGAGGAAGAAGTTAGGGAGAAGTTGCAAGAAGAAAGAGAGAATGAATACTTACGCAATCAAATCAGAAGTTTGCTCAGTGGTAAGTGA
- a CDS encoding cag pathogenicity island protein: protein MSNNMRKLFLMIANSKDKKEKLIKSLQENELLSTDEKKKIMDQIKTMHDFFKQMHTNKGALDKVLRNYMKDYRAVIKSIGIDKFKKVYRLLESETMELLHAITENPNFLFSKFDRSILGIFLPFFSKPIMFKMSIREMDSQIELYGTKLPLLKLFVMTDEEVNFYANLKTIEQYNDYVRDLLMKFDLEKYMKEKGVQNA, encoded by the coding sequence ATGAGTAATAACATGCGAAAACTCTTCTTAATGATTGCCAACTCAAAAGATAAGAAAGAAAAACTTATTAAGAGCTTGCAAGAGAACGAACTTTTAAGCACTGATGAAAAAAAGAAAATCATGGATCAAATAAAAACCATGCATGATTTTTTCAAACAGATGCATACAAACAAGGGAGCGTTAGATAAGGTTCTAAGAAATTACATGAAAGATTATCGCGCTGTTATCAAAAGCATTGGTATTGATAAATTTAAAAAGGTTTATCGTTTGCTTGAGAGTGAGACTATGGAACTGTTGCATGCGATTACGGAGAATCCTAATTTCTTATTCTCCAAATTTGATCGATCAATTCTTGGAATATTTCTGCCTTTCTTCAGCAAGCCCATCATGTTTAAGATGAGTATTAGAGAAATGGACTCGCAAATAGAATTGTATGGCACTAAGCTCCCACTATTGAAATTGTTTGTGATGACAGATGAAGAAGTGAATTTCTATGCTAATCTAAAAACCATTGAACAATATAACGACTATGTTAGGGATTTGCTGATGAAATTTGATCTTGAAAAATACATGAAAGAAAAAGGAGTGCAAAATGCTTGA
- a CDS encoding cag pathogenicity island protein — translation MGKILASLLGGGINLFTGLSNDLFSMILNFLFFLMLMMGLNEILGKKFNLPMDNIKNFMAEVLNNGFDSIKNMGSALVGNGFGSSKSDKTTNKMSVSQVRL, via the coding sequence ATGGGAAAAATTTTAGCTTCTTTGTTGGGTGGCGGAATAAATCTTTTTACAGGTTTATCCAATGATTTGTTTTCTATGATATTAAATTTTTTGTTCTTTCTGATGTTAATGATGGGACTTAATGAAATATTAGGGAAAAAATTCAACTTGCCTATGGACAATATCAAGAATTTTATGGCAGAAGTGCTGAATAATGGATTCGATAGTATCAAAAACATGGGATCTGCTTTGGTTGGTAATGGTTTTGGTAGCAGCAAATCAGACAAAACCACTAATAAAATGAGTGTCTCTCAAGTAAGACTCTAG
- a CDS encoding cag pathogenicity island protein, with amino-acid sequence MKRPISKLKQNFLQFKHSFNKHLDKYSLYYRLFNISSIVIGFLIALFSYGAGVILVYPILFLFALIIKPSFFYYTTYLLLLVSLSIISKYYLLSHANFTMKLIMLMTQWQNWFL; translated from the coding sequence ATGAAACGACCGATTAGCAAATTAAAACAAAACTTTTTACAATTCAAACATTCTTTCAACAAACATTTAGATAAGTACAGCCTTTATTATAGGCTGTTCAATATCAGCTCTATCGTTATAGGTTTTTTAATAGCGCTTTTTTCTTATGGGGCAGGGGTGATTTTAGTTTATCCAATATTATTCTTGTTTGCTCTTATAATAAAACCTAGCTTTTTTTATTACACTACTTATCTTTTGCTACTCGTTTCTCTCAGCATAATAAGCAAATACTATCTCCTAAGCCACGCAAATTTCACAATGAAGCTAATCATGCTTATGACTCAATGGCAAAATTGGTTCTTATGA
- a CDS encoding type IV secretion system apparatus protein CagM, producing the protein MLAKIVFSSLVAFGVLSANVEQFGSFFNEIKKEQEEVAAKEDALKARKKLLNNTHDFLEDLVFRKQKIKELVDYRAKVLLDLENKYKKEKEALEKETRGKILTAKSKAYGDLEQALKDNPLYKKLLPNPYAYVLNQETFTKEDKERLSYYYPQVKTSSIFKKTTATTKDKAQALLQMGVFSLDEEQNKKASRLALSYKQAIEEYSNNISNLLSRKELDNIDYYLQLERNKFDSKAKDIAQKATNTLIFNSERLAFSMAIDKINEKYLRGYEAFSNLLKNVKDDVELNTLTKNFTNQKLSFAQKQKLCLLVLDSFNFDTQSKKSILKKTNEYNIFVDSDPMMSDKTTMQKEHYKIFNFFKTVVSAYRNNVAKNNPFE; encoded by the coding sequence ATGCTTGCAAAAATCGTTTTTAGCTCATTGGTTGCGTTTGGAGTTTTGTCGGCTAATGTGGAGCAGTTTGGTTCGTTTTTCAACGAGATAAAAAAAGAACAAGAAGAAGTGGCCGCAAAAGAAGACGCTCTTAAAGCTCGCAAGAAGCTCTTAAACAATACGCATGATTTCTTAGAAGACTTGGTTTTTAGAAAACAAAAAATCAAAGAGCTTGTGGATTACAGAGCTAAAGTCCTTTTAGATTTAGAAAACAAATACAAAAAAGAAAAAGAGGCTCTAGAGAAAGAGACAAGAGGTAAAATCCTTACTGCTAAGTCAAAGGCTTATGGTGATCTAGAGCAAGCCTTAAAAGATAACCCTCTTTACAAGAAACTTCTTCCTAACCCTTATGCCTATGTTTTAAACCAAGAAACATTCACCAAAGAAGATAAGGAGCGTTTGAGTTATTACTACCCCCAAGTGAAAACGAGCAGTATTTTTAAAAAAACTACCGCTACCACTAAAGATAAGGCTCAGGCTTTGCTTCAAATGGGTGTGTTTTCTTTAGATGAAGAGCAAAACAAAAAAGCGAGCCGATTAGCTTTATCTTACAAGCAAGCGATTGAAGAATATTCCAATAACATTTCTAATTTATTGAGCAGAAAAGAATTGGATAATATAGATTATTACTTGCAGCTTGAAAGAAACAAATTTGACTCCAAAGCAAAAGATATTGCTCAAAAAGCCACCAACACGCTTATTTTTAACTCGGAACGCTTGGCGTTTAGCATGGCGATTGATAAGATCAATGAGAAATACTTAAGGGGCTATGAAGCTTTTTCTAACTTGTTGAAAAATGTCAAAGATGATGTGGAATTGAATACTTTGACTAAAAACTTCACCAACCAAAAATTGAGTTTCGCTCAAAAACAAAAATTGTGTTTGTTGGTTTTAGACAGCTTCAATTTTGATACCCAATCCAAAAAATCTATATTAAAAAAGACTAATGAATATAATATCTTCGTAGATAGCGATCCTATGATGAGCGACAAAACAACTATGCAAAAAGAACACTACAAGATATTTAATTTCTTCAAAACAGTGGTTTCTGCATACCGGAACAATGTTGCCAAGAATAACCCCTTTGAATAG
- a CDS encoding sodium:calcium antiporter, with protein sequence MKSIFKKLGSVALYSLVIYGGLNAINTALLPSEYKELVALGFKKIKTLYQRHDDKEITKEEKEFATNALREKLRNDRARVEQIQKNIEAFEKKNNSSVQKKAAKHRGLQELNETNANPLNDNPNGNSSTETKSNKDDNFDEMINKVNEAFVKPAAPLVPDEWRTPEIEIVINKCIISSNDYDGLRKCLIKDIKDQKILAPLLEKIQEIETENNKFSRQHLSGLKLALNNNNRTFLIASCAICEKRKKEMEQENNYQDTTNASEFGATDAKENETKDATFSNNRSKSELPNSVINQIEQSIAHGKK encoded by the coding sequence TTGAAAAGTATCTTCAAAAAATTAGGTTCTGTCGCTCTTTATTCTTTAGTTATTTATGGGGGCTTAAACGCTATCAATACAGCATTATTACCGAGTGAATACAAAGAATTAGTGGCTTTAGGTTTTAAAAAAATCAAAACACTCTATCAAAGACATGACGACAAAGAAATTACAAAAGAGGAAAAAGAATTCGCCACTAACGCTTTGAGAGAAAAATTACGGAATGATAGGGCGAGGGTAGAGCAAATTCAAAAGAATATTGAAGCGTTTGAAAAAAAGAATAACTCTTCTGTTCAAAAAAAAGCGGCTAAGCACAGAGGATTGCAAGAATTAAACGAAACTAACGCTAACCCTTTGAATGACAACCCTAATGGCAATTCTTCCACTGAAACCAAATCTAATAAAGATGATAATTTTGATGAGATGATCAATAAGGTGAATGAAGCTTTTGTGAAACCTGCTGCTCCGCTTGTGCCTGATGAGTGGAGAACGCCTGAAATTGAAATCGTTATCAATAAATGTATTATTTCAAGCAACGATTATGATGGGTTAAGAAAGTGTTTGATCAAAGACATCAAGGATCAAAAAATTCTTGCCCCCTTATTAGAAAAAATTCAAGAAATAGAGACAGAAAATAACAAGTTTTCTAGACAACACCTGAGTGGTTTAAAACTCGCTCTTAATAACAACAATAGAACCTTTCTTATAGCTTCGTGTGCTATTTGTGAGAAGAGAAAAAAAGAAATGGAGCAAGAAAATAACTACCAAGATACTACAAATGCAAGCGAGTTTGGAGCTACTGATGCAAAAGAAAATGAAACAAAAGATGCAACATTCTCAAACAATCGCTCTAAATCCGAACTGCCCAATAGCGTCATTAATCAAATAGAACAAAGCATCGCTCATGGAAAAAAATAG
- a CDS encoding sodium:calcium antiporter, with amino-acid sequence MKTLVKNTIFSFLLLSVLMAEDITSGLKQLDSTYQETNQQALKNLDEIFSTTSPSANDKMGEEDALNIKKAAMALRGDLALLKANFEANELFFISEDVIFKTYMSSPELLLTYMKINPLDQKTAEQQCGISDKILVLYCEGKLKIEQEKQNIRERLETSLKAYQSNIGGTASLITASQTLVESLKNKNFIKGIRKLMLAHNKVFLNYLEELDALERSLEQSKRQYLQERQSSKIIVK; translated from the coding sequence ATGAAAACACTCGTGAAAAATACCATATTTTCTTTTTTGCTATTGTCTGTTTTGATGGCAGAAGATATAACAAGCGGCTTAAAGCAACTGGATAGCACCTACCAAGAGACCAACCAACAAGCGCTCAAAAACTTAGATGAGATTTTTTCAACCACTAGCCCTAGCGCTAATGATAAAATGGGTGAAGAAGATGCTCTAAACATCAAAAAAGCGGCCATGGCTTTGAGAGGAGATTTAGCGTTATTGAAAGCCAATTTTGAAGCGAATGAGTTATTTTTCATCTCAGAAGATGTGATTTTTAAGACTTATATGTCTAGCCCTGAACTTTTATTGACCTATATGAAAATCAATCCCTTAGACCAAAAGACTGCTGAGCAGCAATGCGGAATATCCGATAAAATTTTAGTTCTTTATTGTGAGGGGAAGCTGAAAATCGAGCAAGAAAAACAAAATATAAGAGAGCGTTTAGAAACTTCTCTAAAGGCGTATCAGAGCAACATTGGAGGTACAGCTTCTTTAATCACTGCTTCACAGACGCTTGTAGAAAGCCTAAAGAATAAAAATTTCATCAAAGGAATCAGAAAGCTTATGTTAGCTCATAACAAGGTCTTTTTAAATTATTTAGAGGAGTTGGACGCATTAGAAAGATCCCTAGAACAAAGCAAGCGACAATACCTACAAGAAAGGCAATCAAGTAAGATCATTGTCAAATGA
- a CDS encoding sodium:calcium antiporter yields MKCFLSIFSFLTFCGLPLNGAGAVITLEPALKAIQADAQAKQKTAQAELKAIEAQSSAKEKAIQAQIEGELRTQLATMSAMLKGANGVINGVNGMTGGFFAGSDILLGVMQGYSSALSALGGNVKIIVEKQKINTQTEIQNMQIALQKNNEIIKLKMNQQNALLEALKNSFEPSVTLKTQMEMLSQALGSSSDNAKYIAYNTIGIKAFEETLEGFETWLKEAMKKATLIDYNSLTGQALFQSAIYAPALSFFSSMGTPFGIIETFTLAPTKCPYLDGLKISACLMGQVIQNYRMIVALIQNKLSDADFQNIAYLNGINEEIKTLKGSVDLNALIEAAILNAENHLNYIENLEKKADLWEEQLKLERETTARNIANSKVIVK; encoded by the coding sequence GTGAAATGTTTTTTAAGCATATTTTCTTTCTTGACTTTTTGTGGCTTGCCCTTGAATGGTGCAGGGGCAGTAATAACGCTTGAACCTGCCTTAAAAGCCATTCAGGCGGACGCACAAGCCAAACAAAAAACCGCTCAAGCCGAATTGAAAGCCATAGAGGCTCAGTCTAGTGCCAAAGAAAAAGCCATTCAAGCGCAGATAGAGGGAGAATTGAGGACTCAGCTTGCAACCATGAGCGCTATGTTAAAAGGAGCTAATGGCGTTATTAATGGTGTCAATGGCATGACAGGGGGTTTTTTTGCAGGTTCAGACATCTTGCTTGGCGTCATGCAAGGGTATTCAAGCGCGCTTAGCGCATTGGGGGGGAATGTCAAAATAATCGTGGAAAAACAAAAAATTAATACCCAAACAGAAATCCAAAACATGCAAATCGCGCTCCAAAAAAATAACGAAATAATCAAGCTCAAAATGAATCAGCAAAACGCTCTCTTAGAAGCGTTAAAAAACAGCTTTGAACCGAGCGTTACTCTAAAAACACAAATGGAAATGCTTTCTCAAGCTCTAGGAAGTTCTTCTGATAACGCTAAATACATCGCTTACAATACGATCGGCATCAAGGCGTTTGAAGAAACCTTAGAAGGTTTTGAAACATGGTTGAAAGAGGCTATGAAAAAAGCGACCCTTATTGACTATAATTCCCTAACAGGTCAGGCTTTGTTTCAAAGCGCCATCTATGCGCCTGCTCTTAGTTTTTTTTCAAGCATGGGCACACCATTTGGAATCATTGAAACATTCACTCTAGCGCCCACAAAATGCCCCTATCTTGATGGGCTAAAAATTTCAGCATGCCTTATGGGGCAGGTTATTCAGAATTACAGAATGATTGTAGCCCTTATTCAAAATAAACTGAGTGATGCAGATTTTCAAAATATCGCTTATTTGAATGGGATTAATGAAGAAATCAAAACCTTAAAAGGATCAGTAGATTTGAACGCGCTCATAGAAGCTGCTATCTTAAACGCAGAAAATCATTTAAACTATATAGAAAATCTTGAAAAAAAAGCCGACCTTTGGGAAGAACAACTGAAATTAGAGAGAGAAACGACAGCAAGAAACATTGCTAACTCTAAAGTTATTGTCAAATGA
- a CDS encoding sodium:calcium antiporter, which produces MAGTQAIYESSSAGFLSQVSSIISSTSGVAGPFAGIVAGAMTAAIIPIVVGFTNPQMTAIMTQYNQSIAEAVSVPMKAANQQYNQLYQGFNDQSMAVGNNILNISKLTGEFNAQGNTQSAQISAVNSQIASILASNTTPKNPSAIEAYATNQIAVPSVPTTVEIMSGILGNITSAAPKYALALQEQLRSQASNSSMNDTADSLDSCTALGALVGSSKVFFSCMQISMTPMSVSMPTVYAKYQALATNALTSGVNPMTTPACPIGDKVLAVYCYAEKVAEILREYYIEFVKNNTNLLQNASQMILGQSGLATSTYDTQAISNISSLYNYNIVANKSFLKSHLTYLDYIKDKLKGQKDSYLTERVQTKIIVK; this is translated from the coding sequence ATGGCAGGTACACAAGCTATATATGAATCATCTTCTGCAGGATTCTTATCGCAAGTCTCCTCAATCATCTCAAGCACAAGTGGTGTCGCAGGGCCATTTGCAGGAATAGTAGCGGGCGCTATGACAGCAGCGATTATTCCTATTGTTGTGGGATTTACTAATCCGCAAATGACCGCTATCATGACCCAATACAATCAAAGCATCGCTGAAGCTGTAAGCGTGCCTATGAAAGCCGCTAACCAACAATACAACCAATTGTATCAAGGTTTTAACGATCAAAGCATGGCTGTGGGGAACAATATCTTAAATATCAGCAAATTAACAGGGGAATTTAACGCGCAAGGCAACACGCAAAGCGCGCAAATTAGTGCTGTCAATAGTCAGATTGCAAGCATTTTAGCGAGTAACACTACCCCTAAAAATCCTAGCGCTATTGAAGCTTATGCGACGAATCAAATCGCTGTTCCTAGCGTGCCAACAACGGTTGAAATAATGAGCGGTATATTAGGCAATATTACAAGCGCAGCACCAAAATACGCCCTAGCTCTACAAGAGCAACTGCGTTCTCAAGCAAGCAACAGCTCAATGAATGATACAGCCGATTCCCTTGATAGCTGTACCGCTTTAGGCGCGCTTGTTGGCTCATCAAAAGTGTTTTTCAGTTGCATGCAAATTTCTATGACTCCTATGAGTGTTTCTATGCCCACTGTTTATGCCAAATACCAAGCGTTAGCCACTAATGCCCTAACTTCAGGCGTTAATCCTATGACCACCCCTGCATGCCCTATTGGGGACAAAGTTCTTGCCGTTTATTGCTATGCTGAAAAAGTAGCAGAAATTTTGAGAGAATACTATATAGAATTTGTGAAAAACAATACCAATTTGTTGCAGAACGCTTCTCAAATGATACTCGGTCAATCAGGATTAGCTACTAGCACCTATGACACTCAAGCGATTTCTAACATAAGTTCGCTATATAATTACAATATAGTGGCGAATAAATCTTTTTTGAAATCGCATTTGACTTACCTTGATTACATCAAAGACAAGCTTAAGGGGCAAAAAGATAGCTACTTAACAGAAAGGGTGCAAACTAAAATAATCGTGAAGTGA
- a CDS encoding sodium:calcium antiporter: protein MKTNFYKIKSLFAWCLIIGMFNAPLSADQNTDIKDISPEDMALNSVGLVSRDQLKIEIPKETLEQKVAILNDYNDKNVNIKFDDISLGSFQPNDNLGINAMWGIQNLLMSQMMGDYGPNNPFMYGYAPTYSDSSFLPPSLGGY from the coding sequence ATGAAAACGAATTTTTATAAAATTAAATCACTATTTGCTTGGTGTCTTATCATTGGCATGTTTAACGCTCCGCTTAGTGCTGACCAAAACACGGATATAAAAGATATTAGTCCTGAAGATATGGCGCTAAATAGCGTGGGGCTTGTTTCTAGAGATCAGCTAAAAATAGAGATCCCTAAAGAAACCCTAGAGCAAAAAGTGGCCATACTCAATGACTATAATGATAAGAATGTTAATATCAAGTTTGACGACATAAGTTTAGGGAGTTTCCAACCTAATGATAATCTAGGTATCAATGCGATGTGGGGTATTCAAAATCTTCTCATGAGCCAAATGATGGGCGATTACGGTCCAAACAATCCTTTCATGTATGGTTATGCACCAACATATTCAGATTCATCGTTTTTACCACCAAGCTTAGGAGGGTATTAA
- a CDS encoding sodium:calcium antiporter: MINNNSNKKLRGFFLKVLLSLVVFSSYGSANDDKEAKKEALEKEKNTPSGRVYTNLDFDSFKATIKNLKDKKVTFKEVNPDIIKDEVFDFVIVNRVLKKIKDLKHYDPVIEKIFDEKGKEMGLNVELQINPEVKDFFTFKSISTTNKQRCFLSLHGETREILCDDKLYNVLLAVFNSYDPNDLLKHISTIESLKKIFYTITCEAVYL; this comes from the coding sequence TTGATCAATAATAATAGTAATAAAAAACTGAGAGGCTTTTTTTTGAAAGTTCTCTTAAGTCTCGTTGTTTTCAGTTCGTATGGGTCAGCCAATGATGACAAAGAAGCCAAAAAAGAAGCGCTAGAAAAAGAAAAAAACACTCCTAGTGGGCGTGTTTATACGAATTTAGATTTTGATAGTTTTAAAGCGACTATCAAAAATTTGAAAGACAAGAAAGTAACTTTCAAAGAAGTCAATCCCGATATTATCAAAGATGAAGTTTTTGACTTCGTGATTGTCAATAGAGTCCTTAAAAAAATAAAGGATTTGAAGCATTACGATCCAGTTATTGAAAAAATCTTTGATGAAAAGGGTAAAGAAATGGGATTGAATGTAGAATTACAGATCAATCCTGAAGTGAAAGACTTTTTTACTTTCAAAAGCATCAGCACGACCAACAAACAACGCTGCTTTCTATCATTGCACGGAGAAACAAGAGAAATTTTATGCGATGATAAGCTATATAATGTTTTATTGGCCGTATTCAATTCTTATGATCCTAATGATCTTTTGAAACATATTAGCACCATAGAGTCTCTCAAAAAAATCTTTTATACGATTACATGTGAAGCGGTATATCTATAA
- a CDS encoding sodium:calcium antiporter: MKFFTRITDSYKKVVVTLGLAITTNPLMAVSNPTTGITETKSLVVQIISVLAIVGGCALGVKGIADIWKISDDIKRGQATVFAYAQPIAMLAVAGGIIYLSTKFGFNIGEGGGAS, translated from the coding sequence ATGAAATTTTTTACAAGAATCACTGACAGCTACAAGAAAGTTGTAGTAACTTTAGGGCTAGCGATAACGACCAATCCTTTAATGGCGGTCAGCAATCCTACAACAGGCATTACTGAGACTAAATCTTTGGTTGTTCAGATCATTTCTGTTTTAGCGATCGTAGGTGGTTGCGCTCTAGGGGTCAAAGGCATAGCAGATATTTGGAAAATCTCTGATGACATCAAAAGAGGTCAAGCGACTGTTTTTGCTTACGCGCAGCCCATAGCTATGTTAGCGGTGGCGGGTGGCATTATCTATTTGAGCACTAAGTTTGGCTTCAATATTGGCGAAGGCGGAGGAGCTAGCTAA
- a CDS encoding cag pathogenicity island protein, protein MENKSIGQIFKESLKKSFFSGLWSCLKWSFILTLISLGLFLLVFRFQPETIKKYIKDPKDLQFYNDLRKKKGWDK, encoded by the coding sequence ATGGAAAACAAATCAATAGGACAGATTTTCAAAGAGAGTCTCAAAAAAAGTTTCTTTAGTGGTCTATGGAGTTGCTTAAAATGGAGCTTTATTCTCACCCTGATCAGCTTGGGTTTGTTTTTGCTTGTTTTTAGGTTTCAACCTGAGACGATTAAAAAATACATCAAAGATCCTAAAGATCTACAATTCTACAACGACTTGAGAAAGAAAAAAGGTTGGGACAAGTAG